In bacterium, the sequence AAACCAAATTTCATGATCGCCTTTCCCAGGCCGCTCAAAATAACACCCCGCTTCCCGCAGTATCTGCTTTAATTTGGGAGTCTAATTAGACATCAGCGTTGGGCCTGTCGAGCCACCTCAAAACGCCTTGTTATTATTTCGAATGGCACCTCGTCTTCGAAGTCAGCATTATTGGCAACTAGGAGTTCTGGAATAATTACTTTTAACTTGTCTACCAATGCCTCCATGGTTGCCGCTTCTGTAGCTAAGCCGGGGACATCATCGCTGGTAGCTACCCACACCATTGCTTCCTCATCCCACTCTGCTCTGACAAATAATGGCTTTCTCCTCATTGGCTCTTCCATTTTTCTTTTTATTTTACCCTTTTCATGCTTTACCTTTAACCCTATAGATCTACTACCCTGCCCTTCTTGAAGGTGCTAGTACTTTTGTGATGGAAAAACCTTCTCCGACCAACTCGAAAAGGGATGATGAAGGATAAGAACCTGGCATTAAGGGTTGTTGGGAGACTAGGCTCCGAAGTGAAGCCAAGGAGCCAGCTCAAGTGCGCCGAGGCCGATCTAGACGGCGCGGCGTGGATGAGCGAACCAGGACCATTGTGGAGCTGCTCTCTGGCACTGGCAATGCCCAAGTGGCCCAGGTGGCCTTCCGCTCTGGGGTCAAGGCCAAGACCCTAGAGAAGTCAAGAGAGGTTGCCTTGGAGGGAATCGAGCAGTTCATGCGGAATGGTTCGTGCAAGATTAGGAGGGAGAGGTAGCTTGAGCGTAAGCTCACGATCTTTGGAGCGGGCCTTTTCGGATTTGGCCATTGGCCACGGGTCGGTACAAAGGGCGTTATCCAAGCACTTTACTCGGCCCGGAAGCTCTCGGAGATGAGCCGTCAAAGCTCCCAGGGCAAGGCCACGGTTGTGCAGATATAAAGCCCTTCAGGGTGTTGGCGCAAGCCTATTACCTTAGAAAACGCAGATCTCCTTAGCGCAGGGCCAAGACTTGAACTCCAAAGGTAGCTCGCAGCCTTATGAAACAGGGAGCTTTTCCGCCTGAAGAAATGTCTCGACAAAAGGGGTACACTGCACTCCATGACAAGCTGACCTCCACTCCTACATAGACCCTCTTGCCCATCTTGGCACAGTGGGGACACATATATCTCTTTTGTTATTCCAGTAGGTCTTGCTATAATTCTTATCAAACCTCAGGTGGATCCTTTGGATTCGTGGCGGTTTGCAATGGTATGACAACCTATAGACAGCTTCTTCAAAGGATTCTTAGCGGACAGACAGATGCAAACATCCGGTTTGATGATTTGAGGAACCTGTTGAGTAGGC encodes:
- a CDS encoding DUF1902 domain-containing protein, translated to MRRKPLFVRAEWDEEAMVWVATSDDVPGLATEAATMEALVDKLKVIIPELLVANNADFEDEVPFEIITRRFEVARQAQR